The following are from one region of the Natronosporangium hydrolyticum genome:
- a CDS encoding globin, producing MTVPIPVGGVPDAGSFYDLVGGEPTFRKLVTEFYAGVANDPLLRPLYPEEDLGPAAERLTLFLIQYWGGPTTYSQQRGHPRLRMRHAPFRIGTAERDAWLHHMRRAMDTLDLPTEQDEKLWGYLRHAAQFLVNSPDQSEPLPD from the coding sequence GTGACCGTTCCGATTCCGGTGGGCGGCGTGCCCGACGCCGGCTCCTTCTACGATCTGGTCGGCGGCGAGCCGACCTTCCGCAAGCTGGTGACCGAGTTCTACGCTGGTGTCGCCAATGACCCGTTGCTGCGTCCGCTTTACCCGGAAGAGGATCTGGGCCCGGCGGCGGAGCGGCTGACCCTGTTTCTGATCCAGTACTGGGGCGGCCCCACCACATACTCGCAGCAGCGGGGGCACCCCCGGCTGCGGATGCGGCACGCGCCATTCCGGATCGGCACCGCCGAACGCGACGCCTGGCTGCACCACATGCGCCGGGCGATGGACACGCTCGATCTGCCTACCGAGCAGGACGAGAAGCTGTGGGGATATCTTCGCCACGCCGCCCAGTTCCTGGTCAACAGCCCGGACCAGAGCGAGCCGCTGCCCGACTGA
- a CDS encoding MFS transporter has translation MSDDRPSERKVTFGEVFAIGEYRALFASTQLAWLGEYMAKAAVMALVFAQTGSVAMSAAAFAISFAPWLLGGPFLATLAERYRYRSVMVVCDVIRAGLIALVALPGMPLPAMLLLVFLVALAAPPGQAARSATLPLVLTGERVVLGLAINQSSGQATQVLGYFAGAVIAIIDPRGALLINAAAFILSAIILRFGVKDRPPQMRAEHRSHLLRETGEGFKLVFGTPALRVIALLVFTAMLFSMIPEGLAIGWASELAEGEETRQGFYQGLIMVANPIGFALGVLLVARLLLPTTRRRLVPLLAVLGPLALVPALFNPQIAVVLLMAMVSGLAMAGMLPTLNGMFVQALPNGFRARAFGVMNSGMQAIQGFSVLAAGALVGVFGNQRLPMVVGFWCLVGVLIMVFFAARWPKPAFFEAAIARTEAINQAAAAEQAATADQATAAEPRPAADHAAEPPADGATADPEPASPAAGVPRQPAGPEQVGPSANEAGTMER, from the coding sequence GTGTCCGACGATCGTCCGTCCGAACGGAAGGTCACGTTCGGCGAAGTGTTCGCCATCGGCGAGTATCGCGCGCTCTTCGCCTCCACCCAGCTCGCCTGGCTCGGCGAATACATGGCGAAGGCCGCGGTGATGGCGCTGGTCTTCGCGCAGACCGGCTCGGTGGCGATGTCGGCGGCGGCGTTCGCGATCTCCTTCGCCCCCTGGCTGCTCGGCGGCCCGTTCCTGGCCACCCTCGCCGAACGGTATCGATACCGCTCGGTGATGGTGGTCTGCGACGTGATCCGGGCCGGGCTGATCGCGCTGGTCGCCCTGCCGGGGATGCCGCTGCCGGCGATGCTGCTGCTGGTCTTCCTGGTGGCGCTCGCGGCGCCGCCCGGTCAGGCGGCCCGCTCGGCCACCCTGCCGCTGGTGCTCACCGGCGAGCGGGTCGTGCTCGGATTGGCGATCAACCAGAGCAGCGGCCAGGCCACCCAGGTCCTCGGCTACTTCGCGGGCGCGGTGATAGCGATCATCGACCCCCGCGGGGCGCTGCTGATCAACGCGGCGGCCTTCATACTCTCCGCGATCATCCTCCGGTTCGGCGTAAAGGATCGCCCCCCGCAGATGCGGGCCGAACACCGCAGCCACCTGCTGCGGGAGACCGGGGAAGGGTTCAAGCTCGTCTTCGGCACCCCGGCCCTGCGGGTGATCGCGCTGTTGGTCTTCACCGCCATGCTCTTCTCGATGATCCCCGAAGGGCTGGCGATCGGCTGGGCCAGCGAACTCGCCGAGGGCGAAGAGACCCGGCAGGGGTTCTATCAAGGCTTGATCATGGTCGCCAACCCGATCGGGTTCGCCCTCGGGGTGCTGCTGGTGGCCCGGTTGCTGCTACCCACCACCCGCCGCCGGCTGGTGCCGCTGCTCGCGGTGCTCGGCCCGCTGGCGCTGGTGCCGGCGCTGTTCAACCCGCAGATCGCCGTCGTACTCCTGATGGCCATGGTCAGTGGCCTGGCGATGGCGGGTATGTTGCCCACCCTGAACGGGATGTTCGTCCAGGCCCTGCCGAACGGCTTCCGGGCCCGCGCCTTCGGGGTGATGAACTCGGGCATGCAGGCCATCCAGGGGTTTTCGGTGCTCGCCGCCGGTGCGCTGGTGGGCGTCTTCGGCAACCAGCGGCTGCCGATGGTGGTCGGGTTCTGGTGCCTGGTCGGTGTTTTGATCATGGTCTTCTTCGCGGCCCGGTGGCCGAAACCAGCGTTCTTCGAGGCGGCGATCGCCCGTACCGAAGCGATCAACCAGGCGGCCGCAGCCGAGCAGGCCGCCACGGCAGACCAAGCGACCGCGGCCGAGCCGCGCCCCGCGGCGGACCACGCGGCCGAGCCGCCAGCCGACGGCGCCACCGCGGACCCGGAGCCCGCCTCGCCCGCTGCCGGGGTGCCGCGGCAGCCGGCCGGCCCGGAGCAGGTGGGGCCGTCGGCGAATGAAGCTGGCACCATGGAGCGGTGA
- a CDS encoding mechanosensitive ion channel family protein, which produces MLAQAPLPDCLEDNRLCRWLWELSGQVWVAEGGTAAVLPLRIALIVLMAIIFRWLLRRAVNRLVRRTSNGNVPTLLRPLPERVRTTVHEATTLISPERRRQRAEAIGSVLRSAVTIAIFGIAGLLILSELDLHLGPLLAGAGIVGVALGFGAQSLVKDLLAGLFMLLEDQYGVGDLVDVGEASGTVEAVGLRITTLRDLNGVFWYVPNGEIRRVGNRSQGSATVVVDMPIGFAPMAAAAEALRQGAQRLADDVELRGQLVEPPEVLGVDQVTVEGAVVRTIVKTTPDAQWQIGRELRRRQTEALEEAGLAEKILAARVYPRDPGGAGNQP; this is translated from the coding sequence ATGCTCGCCCAGGCCCCGCTGCCGGACTGCCTGGAGGACAACCGCCTCTGCCGATGGCTGTGGGAGCTCAGCGGCCAGGTCTGGGTCGCCGAAGGCGGCACCGCCGCGGTGCTACCACTCCGGATCGCGCTGATCGTGCTGATGGCGATCATCTTCCGGTGGCTGCTGCGCCGCGCGGTCAACCGGCTCGTCCGCCGGACCAGCAACGGCAACGTGCCGACGCTGCTGCGACCACTGCCCGAACGGGTCCGCACCACCGTGCATGAGGCGACCACCCTGATCTCGCCCGAGCGGCGCCGGCAACGGGCCGAGGCGATCGGCTCGGTGCTGCGCAGCGCGGTCACCATCGCCATCTTCGGCATCGCCGGTCTGTTGATCCTCAGCGAGCTCGACCTGCACCTGGGGCCGCTACTCGCCGGCGCCGGCATCGTCGGGGTGGCGCTCGGTTTCGGTGCCCAGTCGCTCGTCAAGGACCTGCTCGCCGGCCTGTTCATGCTGCTTGAGGACCAGTACGGGGTGGGTGACCTGGTCGATGTCGGCGAGGCCAGCGGCACCGTGGAGGCGGTCGGGCTACGGATCACCACGCTGCGGGATCTCAACGGCGTCTTCTGGTACGTCCCGAACGGCGAGATTCGCCGAGTGGGCAACCGAAGCCAGGGATCGGCGACGGTCGTCGTCGACATGCCGATTGGGTTCGCGCCGATGGCGGCGGCCGCCGAGGCGCTGCGGCAGGGCGCACAGCGCCTCGCCGACGATGTGGAGTTGCGTGGTCAGTTGGTCGAACCGCCGGAGGTGCTCGGCGTCGATCAGGTGACAGTAGAGGGCGCGGTGGTCCGAACCATCGTCAAGACCACTCCGGACGCCCAGTGGCAGATCGGTCGTGAGCTGCGCAGACGGCAGACCGAAGCGTTGGAGGAAGCGGGCTTGGCGGAGAAGATCCTCGCCGCCAGGGTCTACCCACGAGACCCGGGCGGCGCCGGCAATCAACCATAG
- a CDS encoding HNH endonuclease: MPEIRSPAHSAALILNATYEPLGVVSVRRAAILILSAKAICVADGDGILHSARRAIPVPSVVKLTRFVRVPYRSQVGLSRRGVFARDGGRCAYCRAAAETVDHIMPRSRGGRHAWENVVAACAKCNHRKGDRTPAELGWRLHTVPSVPRGAAWRVLGHRAPDPRWEAFLTPPVPVL; this comes from the coding sequence ATGCCTGAGATACGAAGCCCAGCGCACTCGGCTGCGTTGATCCTCAACGCCACGTACGAGCCGCTGGGAGTCGTGTCAGTGCGGCGGGCCGCCATCCTGATCTTGTCCGCTAAGGCGATCTGTGTCGCCGACGGAGACGGTATCTTGCACTCCGCCCGGCGTGCGATCCCCGTCCCCTCCGTCGTTAAACTGACCCGTTTTGTCCGGGTTCCATACCGTTCGCAGGTGGGGCTGTCGCGCCGGGGGGTATTCGCCCGGGACGGTGGCCGCTGCGCGTACTGCCGGGCAGCCGCCGAGACAGTCGACCACATCATGCCGCGCAGCCGCGGCGGCCGGCACGCCTGGGAGAACGTGGTCGCGGCGTGCGCCAAGTGCAACCACCGCAAGGGCGACCGTACGCCCGCCGAGCTCGGCTGGCGGCTGCACACCGTGCCGTCGGTGCCGCGCGGGGCCGCCTGGCGGGTGCTCGGCCACCGCGCCCCGGACCCCCGGTGGGAAGCGTTCCTCACCCCGCCCGTCCCGGTGCTCTGA
- a CDS encoding class F sortase: MSRRGMVAAVLLLIGVFTLGIALSQLRLPLPDWATSSTPPAGNALSPSDPVGLVIPTLAVRAPVHAVGIDEHGGIEAPAMHRADETGWYAAGPTPGQHGAAVIVGHVDDNYGPAVFHELERLRTGDRIEVSRQDGSVAAFEVTDVRSFDKTALPPEVYGDFSAPELRLITCGGRWDDSLGYPENLVVYATLVE, from the coding sequence GTGTCCCGGCGCGGCATGGTGGCGGCGGTGCTGCTGCTGATCGGGGTGTTCACGCTGGGCATCGCGCTCAGTCAGCTGCGCCTGCCGCTGCCCGACTGGGCCACCAGCAGCACCCCACCGGCGGGCAACGCGCTCTCCCCCAGTGACCCGGTGGGGTTGGTGATCCCGACACTGGCGGTGCGGGCGCCGGTCCATGCGGTGGGCATCGACGAGCACGGCGGCATCGAAGCCCCGGCGATGCACCGGGCCGACGAGACCGGCTGGTACGCGGCAGGGCCCACCCCCGGTCAGCACGGTGCGGCGGTGATCGTGGGCCACGTCGACGACAACTACGGGCCGGCGGTCTTCCATGAGCTGGAACGGCTCCGCACCGGTGACCGGATCGAGGTCTCGCGGCAGGACGGCAGCGTCGCCGCCTTCGAGGTGACCGACGTGCGCAGCTTCGACAAGACCGCGCTGCCGCCGGAGGTGTACGGCGACTTCAGCGCCCCGGAACTGCGGTTGATCACCTGCGGTGGGCGCTGGGACGACAGCCTGGGCTACCCCGAGAACCTGGTGGTCTACGCGACCCTGGTCGAGTGA
- a CDS encoding ABC transporter substrate-binding protein, which produces MALLVAVGACARDDADGTGAAGDGTLRIAVPSYPSSWDQDFVGFDPIALMLYKNVFPYLIDYGVTTVDGAEISDTENIIPTFAESFEPDAENRVWTLRLREGVTFASGNELTAHDVKWSKDRAFAAQANVAGIYRLIGLTEPDQVRVIDDYTVEFHQAFPSALTREIQAISLYVFDSQEAQEHATDDDPWASDWIAGNPPSGGYFRVESATQGQEVLLSRNPDYPGPDPAQIDQIRLTVVPAASNQRLQLQNGDIDVALGMSQRDVADLRELDGVAVISAPSNEQVAIQMSVETAPFDDVNVRKALAYAVPYEQIIANVYGGDARPVQSLVPLDMPGYDERGYPYTYDLDAARAALDEAGLDSVQAELVFETDNETQQQLAVLVQSEAAKVGIELELTPLDPGTLAERRNQKNIPLQITSGQMWVNDVEYLLATSLTEGAALNYSNYRNSEIEQIYEESHTVVDEAERNQLWLRVQELLAEDVPWAIICQPNFNLPVRDHVTGWVQPVDGLARLQHLSSSS; this is translated from the coding sequence GTGGCGCTGCTGGTCGCGGTCGGCGCGTGCGCCCGCGACGACGCCGACGGCACCGGAGCGGCCGGCGACGGCACTCTCCGGATCGCGGTTCCCAGCTACCCCAGCAGCTGGGACCAGGATTTCGTCGGGTTCGACCCGATCGCGCTGATGCTCTACAAGAATGTCTTTCCATACCTGATCGACTACGGCGTCACCACCGTCGATGGTGCCGAGATCTCCGATACCGAAAACATCATCCCGACCTTCGCGGAGTCGTTCGAACCGGACGCGGAGAACCGGGTGTGGACGCTGCGGCTGCGGGAAGGGGTCACCTTCGCCAGCGGCAACGAGCTGACCGCGCACGATGTCAAGTGGTCCAAGGACCGGGCCTTCGCCGCACAGGCCAACGTGGCCGGTATCTACCGGCTCATCGGGTTGACCGAGCCGGACCAGGTCCGGGTGATCGACGACTATACAGTGGAGTTCCATCAGGCATTCCCGAGCGCGCTGACCCGGGAAATCCAGGCGATCTCGCTCTACGTCTTCGATTCGCAGGAGGCGCAGGAACACGCCACCGACGACGACCCGTGGGCCAGTGACTGGATCGCCGGCAACCCGCCCAGCGGTGGGTACTTCCGGGTCGAGTCGGCCACCCAGGGGCAGGAGGTGTTGCTGAGTCGCAACCCCGACTACCCCGGGCCCGACCCGGCGCAGATCGACCAGATCCGGCTCACCGTGGTCCCCGCCGCGTCGAACCAGCGACTGCAGCTGCAGAACGGCGATATCGACGTCGCGCTCGGCATGAGTCAGCGGGACGTCGCGGACCTTCGGGAACTCGACGGCGTCGCCGTCATCTCGGCGCCCAGCAACGAGCAGGTGGCCATCCAGATGTCGGTGGAGACCGCGCCCTTCGACGATGTCAACGTCCGGAAGGCGCTGGCCTACGCGGTGCCGTACGAGCAGATTATTGCCAATGTGTACGGTGGTGATGCCCGGCCGGTGCAGAGCCTGGTGCCGTTGGACATGCCCGGCTACGACGAGCGCGGCTACCCGTACACCTACGATCTGGACGCCGCCCGGGCCGCGTTGGACGAAGCTGGCCTGGATTCGGTGCAGGCCGAGTTGGTCTTCGAGACCGACAACGAGACCCAGCAACAGCTGGCGGTGCTGGTGCAGAGCGAGGCCGCCAAGGTCGGCATCGAGCTGGAGCTCACCCCGCTCGACCCGGGGACGCTGGCCGAGCGGCGCAATCAGAAGAACATTCCACTGCAGATCACCTCGGGCCAGATGTGGGTCAACGATGTGGAGTATCTGCTCGCCACCAGCCTGACCGAGGGTGCCGCGCTGAACTACTCGAACTACCGCAACTCCGAGATCGAGCAGATCTACGAGGAGTCCCACACGGTAGTGGACGAGGCCGAGCGCAACCAGCTCTGGCTAAGGGTGCAGGAGCTGCTCGCGGAGGACGTGCCATGGGCGATCATCTGCCAGCCGAACTTCAACCTGCCGGTACGCGACCACGTGACGGGCTGGGTGCAGCCCGTGGACGGGTTGGCCCGCCTGCAGCACCTGAGCAGCTCGTCCTGA
- a CDS encoding ABC transporter permease: protein MRLLRFVARRLLQLVPVLFGVVIVTFLLVRVLPGDPIRSILGPAATEADVAAAQARYGLDQPLWRQFLDYLQGLATGDLGTSIQSGGSVGAELAVRIGPTLELVILSLAVALLLATTLGIWSARRAHRLGDHSIRVVALAGNSLPDFWLGLVLILVGYSMLGWFPPPAGRIEPGTGLTTITGAELVDATLTGNGEAFLSALRYLILPVATLSIVITAPLLRSVRASALEVLHSPAYTAAAAHGLPDRLLRRGYLVRAALVRLPPLAALVFGFGIGSTVLVEFVFSWQGFGQWALRGLLFRDYPVVQASVLVIAACYVLVFLIADVVQAMLDPRVRVDG, encoded by the coding sequence ATGCGGCTTCTGCGGTTCGTCGCCCGGCGGCTGTTGCAGCTGGTGCCGGTGTTGTTCGGGGTAGTGATCGTCACCTTCCTGCTGGTGCGGGTACTGCCGGGCGACCCGATCCGCAGCATCCTCGGCCCGGCCGCCACCGAGGCCGACGTGGCGGCGGCGCAGGCCCGGTACGGGCTGGATCAGCCGTTGTGGCGGCAGTTCCTGGACTACCTGCAGGGGCTGGCGACCGGGGACCTGGGCACCTCGATCCAGAGCGGCGGTTCGGTCGGCGCCGAGTTGGCGGTCCGGATCGGGCCGACCTTGGAGCTGGTGATCCTGTCGCTGGCGGTGGCGTTGCTGCTCGCCACGACGTTGGGGATCTGGTCGGCGCGGCGGGCGCACCGGCTGGGGGACCACAGCATCCGGGTGGTGGCGCTGGCCGGCAACTCGCTGCCGGACTTCTGGCTGGGGTTGGTGCTGATCCTGGTGGGTTACAGCATGCTCGGCTGGTTCCCACCGCCGGCTGGCCGAATCGAACCCGGCACCGGGCTCACCACGATCACCGGGGCGGAGCTGGTCGACGCCACGCTGACCGGCAACGGCGAAGCGTTCCTGTCCGCGCTGCGCTATCTGATCCTGCCGGTGGCCACCCTGTCGATCGTGATCACCGCCCCGCTGTTGCGCAGTGTCCGCGCCTCCGCGTTGGAGGTGCTCCACTCGCCGGCGTACACCGCCGCCGCCGCGCATGGGCTGCCGGACCGGCTGCTGCGCCGCGGTTATCTGGTACGCGCCGCACTGGTCCGGCTGCCGCCGCTGGCTGCCCTGGTCTTCGGTTTCGGGATCGGATCGACCGTGTTGGTGGAGTTCGTCTTCTCGTGGCAGGGCTTCGGGCAGTGGGCGCTCCGCGGGCTGCTCTTCCGGGACTACCCGGTGGTGCAGGCGTCGGTGCTGGTGATCGCCGCCTGCTATGTGCTGGTCTTCCTGATCGCCGACGTGGTGCAGGCGATGCTGGACCCGAGGGTGCGAGTCGATGGCTGA
- a CDS encoding ABC transporter permease, whose protein sequence is MAELSAAPRPAAPDGPVVRVLAAQRARRFSTGLIVTGGTLLGIMVVLAVAAPLFTPWGPNEIDPDASLAPPGGAHLLGTDINGMDIWSRVLHAARLDLGIAVGAVAVAVVAGSALGLVAGYLGGRLDDALMRLLDIFQAFPTFIMALVVAALLGGGAFNLVLVIALVNAPAYARLVRAEARSVRELPFVAAAVTSGAPTWAVLWRHVLPNCLTPVRVIAPLNCGWAMLTLAGLSFLGLGVPVPTAEWGAMISLGAGDVVAGRWWTSVPPGLFLLVSVLGFSLLGEGLQERAGVRA, encoded by the coding sequence ATGGCTGAGCTGAGCGCCGCGCCGCGCCCCGCCGCCCCGGACGGCCCGGTCGTCCGGGTGCTGGCGGCGCAGCGTGCCCGCCGGTTCTCCACCGGGTTGATCGTCACCGGTGGCACGCTGCTCGGCATCATGGTGGTGTTGGCGGTGGCGGCACCGCTGTTCACCCCGTGGGGGCCGAACGAGATCGATCCGGACGCGTCGCTCGCCCCGCCCGGCGGTGCACACCTGCTCGGCACCGACATCAACGGCATGGACATCTGGAGCCGGGTCCTGCACGCGGCCCGGCTGGACCTGGGGATCGCGGTGGGTGCGGTGGCGGTGGCAGTGGTCGCCGGCAGCGCGCTCGGCCTGGTGGCCGGTTACCTCGGCGGCCGGCTCGACGACGCGCTGATGCGGCTGCTCGACATCTTCCAGGCCTTCCCGACCTTCATCATGGCGCTGGTGGTGGCGGCCCTGCTGGGCGGCGGCGCGTTCAACCTGGTGCTGGTGATCGCCCTGGTCAACGCCCCCGCGTACGCCCGGCTGGTGCGGGCCGAGGCGCGGTCGGTGCGGGAGTTGCCGTTCGTCGCCGCCGCGGTCACCTCGGGCGCGCCGACCTGGGCGGTGTTGTGGCGGCATGTGTTGCCGAACTGCCTCACCCCGGTCCGGGTGATCGCCCCGCTCAACTGTGGCTGGGCGATGCTGACCCTGGCCGGGCTGTCCTTCCTCGGCCTCGGCGTGCCGGTCCCGACCGCCGAGTGGGGCGCCATGATCAGCCTCGGTGCCGGTGATGTGGTGGCGGGCCGCTGGTGGACGTCGGTGCCGCCGGGGCTGTTCCTGCTCGTCAGCGTCCTCGGCTTCAGCCTGCTGGGCGAGGGTCTCCAAGAGCGGGCGGGGGTTCGAGCATGA